From the Carassius carassius chromosome 45, fCarCar2.1, whole genome shotgun sequence genome, one window contains:
- the LOC132127133 gene encoding uncharacterized protein LOC132127133 isoform X3, with product MKDCEVLKKWLHSIKNHVYWSAISSESGPEKVAKGNSLQNHIQNVHVHENHLFPKCEHPDKVSRDPKKWIQPGSIALHKVEKLLYNKRVLKDIEKLSHNFQTSSLEAFHSLILRFAPKNVIFPFIGMLCRLYLAAMHYNENANREQATTTAKPVKIEPTYNYVDDLMSLLLHKVFVDPKPYAEELHAIPIPPPLSSQYEKPSKEEVIAQRVSRFSRGVAGTQHTVPLDQETVDGSG from the exons ATGAAGGACTGTGAGGTGCTGAAAAAATGGTTGCACAGCATCAAAAACCATGTTTACTGGAGTGCGATTTCCTCTGAGTCTGGGCCAGAAAAGGTGGCGAAGGGGAATTCACTGCAGAACCACATCCAAAATGTACATGTTCATGAGAACCACCTCTTCCCCAAGTGTGAACACCCAGACAAAGTTTCCAGGGATCCAAAAAAATGGATCCAACCAG gatcaatagcgctccataaagtggaaaagctattatacaacaagagagttctcaaggatatagaaaagctcagccacaactttcagacgtcatcactggaggctttccacagtctgattttgcgttttgccccaaagaacgtgattttccctttcataggaatgttgtgcag GCTGTATCTTGCAGCAATGCACTATAATGAAAATGCTAACCGTGAGCAGGCAACAACA ACAGCAAAGCCAGTGAAAATAGAACCAACATAca ACTATGTGGATGACCTTATGAGCCTTCTGTTACATAAAGTCTTTGTGGACCCCAAGCCATATGCGGAAGAGCTGCATGCAATCCCCATTCCACCTCCTCTGTCATCACAGTATGAAAAACCTTCCAAAGAAGAGGTGATTGCCCAGCGTGTGTCACGATTCAGTCGAGGGGTGGCCGGAACCCAACATACTGTCCCGCTGGATCAGGAAACTGTAGACGGATCCGGTTAA
- the LOC132127133 gene encoding uncharacterized protein LOC132127133 isoform X2, which yields MKDCEVLKKWLHSIKNHVYWSAISSESGPEKVAKGNSLQNHIQNVHVHENHLFPKCEHPDKVSRDPKKWIQPGSIALHKVEKLLYNKRVLKDIEKLSHNFQTSSLEAFHSLILRFAPKNVIFPFIGMLCRLYLAAMHYNENANREQATTTEGQAVYKIVFPKSKKGECTAKPVKIEPTYIFVDPKPYAEELHAIPIPPPLSSQYEKPSKEEVIAQRVSRFSRGVAGTQHTVPLDQETVDGSG from the exons ATGAAGGACTGTGAGGTGCTGAAAAAATGGTTGCACAGCATCAAAAACCATGTTTACTGGAGTGCGATTTCCTCTGAGTCTGGGCCAGAAAAGGTGGCGAAGGGGAATTCACTGCAGAACCACATCCAAAATGTACATGTTCATGAGAACCACCTCTTCCCCAAGTGTGAACACCCAGACAAAGTTTCCAGGGATCCAAAAAAATGGATCCAACCAG gatcaatagcgctccataaagtggaaaagctattatacaacaagagagttctcaaggatatagaaaagctcagccacaactttcagacgtcatcactggaggctttccacagtctgattttgcgttttgccccaaagaacgtgattttccctttcataggaatgttgtgcag GCTGTATCTTGCAGCAATGCACTATAATGAAAATGCTAACCGTGAGCAGGCAACAACAACTGAAGGACAGGCTGTGTATAAGATCGTTTTTCCAAAGTCCAAAAAAGGGGAATGCACAGCAAAGCCAGTGAAAATAGAACCAACATAca TCTTTGTGGACCCCAAGCCATATGCGGAAGAGCTGCATGCAATCCCCATTCCACCTCCTCTGTCATCACAGTATGAAAAACCTTCCAAAGAAGAGGTGATTGCCCAGCGTGTGTCACGATTCAGTCGAGGGGTGGCCGGAACCCAACATACTGTCCCGCTGGATCAGGAAACTGTAGACGGATCCGGTTAA
- the LOC132127133 gene encoding uncharacterized protein LOC132127133 isoform X4, with product MKDCEVLKKWLHSIKNHVYWSAISSESGPEKVAKGNSLQNHIQNVHVHENHLFPKCEHPDKVSRDPKKWIQPGSIALHKVEKLLYNKRVLKDIEKLSHNFQTSSLEAFHSLILRFAPKNVIFPFIGMLCRLYLAAMHYNENANREQATTTAKPVKIEPTYIFVDPKPYAEELHAIPIPPPLSSQYEKPSKEEVIAQRVSRFSRGVAGTQHTVPLDQETVDGSG from the exons ATGAAGGACTGTGAGGTGCTGAAAAAATGGTTGCACAGCATCAAAAACCATGTTTACTGGAGTGCGATTTCCTCTGAGTCTGGGCCAGAAAAGGTGGCGAAGGGGAATTCACTGCAGAACCACATCCAAAATGTACATGTTCATGAGAACCACCTCTTCCCCAAGTGTGAACACCCAGACAAAGTTTCCAGGGATCCAAAAAAATGGATCCAACCAG gatcaatagcgctccataaagtggaaaagctattatacaacaagagagttctcaaggatatagaaaagctcagccacaactttcagacgtcatcactggaggctttccacagtctgattttgcgttttgccccaaagaacgtgattttccctttcataggaatgttgtgcag GCTGTATCTTGCAGCAATGCACTATAATGAAAATGCTAACCGTGAGCAGGCAACAACA ACAGCAAAGCCAGTGAAAATAGAACCAACATAca TCTTTGTGGACCCCAAGCCATATGCGGAAGAGCTGCATGCAATCCCCATTCCACCTCCTCTGTCATCACAGTATGAAAAACCTTCCAAAGAAGAGGTGATTGCCCAGCGTGTGTCACGATTCAGTCGAGGGGTGGCCGGAACCCAACATACTGTCCCGCTGGATCAGGAAACTGTAGACGGATCCGGTTAA
- the LOC132127133 gene encoding uncharacterized protein LOC132127133 isoform X1 → MKDCEVLKKWLHSIKNHVYWSAISSESGPEKVAKGNSLQNHIQNVHVHENHLFPKCEHPDKVSRDPKKWIQPGSIALHKVEKLLYNKRVLKDIEKLSHNFQTSSLEAFHSLILRFAPKNVIFPFIGMLCRLYLAAMHYNENANREQATTTEGQAVYKIVFPKSKKGECTAKPVKIEPTYNYVDDLMSLLLHKVFVDPKPYAEELHAIPIPPPLSSQYEKPSKEEVIAQRVSRFSRGVAGTQHTVPLDQETVDGSG, encoded by the exons ATGAAGGACTGTGAGGTGCTGAAAAAATGGTTGCACAGCATCAAAAACCATGTTTACTGGAGTGCGATTTCCTCTGAGTCTGGGCCAGAAAAGGTGGCGAAGGGGAATTCACTGCAGAACCACATCCAAAATGTACATGTTCATGAGAACCACCTCTTCCCCAAGTGTGAACACCCAGACAAAGTTTCCAGGGATCCAAAAAAATGGATCCAACCAG gatcaatagcgctccataaagtggaaaagctattatacaacaagagagttctcaaggatatagaaaagctcagccacaactttcagacgtcatcactggaggctttccacagtctgattttgcgttttgccccaaagaacgtgattttccctttcataggaatgttgtgcag GCTGTATCTTGCAGCAATGCACTATAATGAAAATGCTAACCGTGAGCAGGCAACAACAACTGAAGGACAGGCTGTGTATAAGATCGTTTTTCCAAAGTCCAAAAAAGGGGAATGCACAGCAAAGCCAGTGAAAATAGAACCAACATAca ACTATGTGGATGACCTTATGAGCCTTCTGTTACATAAAGTCTTTGTGGACCCCAAGCCATATGCGGAAGAGCTGCATGCAATCCCCATTCCACCTCCTCTGTCATCACAGTATGAAAAACCTTCCAAAGAAGAGGTGATTGCCCAGCGTGTGTCACGATTCAGTCGAGGGGTGGCCGGAACCCAACATACTGTCCCGCTGGATCAGGAAACTGTAGACGGATCCGGTTAA